The DNA sequence CCAAGTGCTCTCCCCGACCTGGATCTTCACGTTAGGAAAAACGGCGTCCGGATCGCCTGCGGTGCTCCGGATGGCGACGCATGCCCCCAGTGGCGCGTCCGATGATTCCGGCTGGATTGATATATATGACCTACAATGCTGAGAACGTGGAAGTTCCGGATTTGCCGCCGGGTACGGTGCTCCGCTTCGCCGTCTCCGAATGGCGGTACGGGCGAGGTCCCGTGCCGGGCGAGCCTTTCGATCTGCTGATCACCTACGTTCGGATCAGCTCTGCCCGCAGCTACGGCGGGCAGTGGGTGTGGGCCGACGGCCACCACGTCGACTGTCGACCCGACCATCCACCTTGCCAACAGGCGCTGGTCAGCGTCGCCGCGGTGCGGCGGGCCGCCGCTGGCGGACGCGCCAGCGTCCAGCCGCCGCCCGCCGAGCAGGTGGTGGTCGACGGTGCCGCAGCTCGCCGATGAGTTTTTTCTGCTAGCCCATCACGACGTCACCGGTCGCGCCCGGCTGCACCCCCGGGCGGTCGGGCTCGGTCTGGCGAGCGCGGTCCTGGCCGAGTTGGTCACCGCGCAGGCCGTCGTCGTCGATGCCGGTCACGTCTGGGTGGTCGATCCGGCGGCGCCGGCCGACGCGCTCGGTCGTTCCGCGCTGCGGCTGCTGCTCGACGAGCCGGAGCACACCAGCGTACGGGTCTGGCTGACCGTACTGTCGGAGCGTGCCCCGGACCACGTCGCCCAGCGGCTGACCGCCGCCGGTGTCGTCCGACCCGAGCAGGTCCGCCGGCTGATGCGCACCCGGACGATCTACGTACCGGTCGACATCAACCTCGCGGCCTGGCCGTGGGCGCGGTTGTCGCTGCGGCTGCGCCGGATGGAACCGCTCGACGAGCCCGACCTGTTCCTTGCCGGGCTGGCCGTGGCGACCGGGCTGGACACCTACCTGCTCGACGGAGCCGAACCCGAGGTGGCCCGTCACCTCGACGTCCTGCTGCGGGCGCTGCGGCCGGCGCTGCGCGACCTGTTGGGCCAGACCGGCGCGGCGGTCGGCAACGCGGTGCTGAGCGGTCGTACCTGAGCCGGCCGCCCAGCCAGGGCCGGCTCGACCTGTCACCGGACGATCCCCTACCGGGCAAATCACAGCTGTCTCATTCCACCCACCACTTCTCACCCTCTTGGAGCGTGC is a window from the Solwaraspora sp. WMMD792 genome containing:
- a CDS encoding GPP34 family phosphoprotein — protein: MPQLADEFFLLAHHDVTGRARLHPRAVGLGLASAVLAELVTAQAVVVDAGHVWVVDPAAPADALGRSALRLLLDEPEHTSVRVWLTVLSERAPDHVAQRLTAAGVVRPEQVRRLMRTRTIYVPVDINLAAWPWARLSLRLRRMEPLDEPDLFLAGLAVATGLDTYLLDGAEPEVARHLDVLLRALRPALRDLLGQTGAAVGNAVLSGRT